The following proteins are encoded in a genomic region of Bacillus sp. FJAT-22090:
- a CDS encoding GntR family transcriptional regulator, whose translation MDFLPDKPIYQQIMERIFGDLLKGNVKPGDRLPSVREYALEFGVNANTMQRVYKELELMHLTETKRGQGTFVTEDIKRLEVLREEMMKSLVTNFIHQMESFGFTEQEVIVQLSKRGKGENE comes from the coding sequence ATGGACTTTTTACCTGATAAACCAATATATCAACAAATTATGGAAAGAATTTTTGGGGATTTATTGAAGGGAAACGTAAAGCCAGGGGATCGTTTACCTTCTGTTCGAGAATATGCACTAGAATTTGGCGTCAATGCAAACACGATGCAAAGGGTGTATAAAGAATTGGAACTGATGCACCTTACAGAAACTAAGCGAGGGCAGGGGACATTTGTGACAGAGGATATAAAGCGATTAGAAGTACTTAGAGAAGAAATGATGAAGAGTTTAGTAACAAACTTTATACATCAAATGGAGTCTTTTGGGTTTACTGAACAAGAAGTGATTGTTCAGCTATCGAAAAGGGGCAAGGGTGAAAATGAATGA
- a CDS encoding ABC transporter ATP-binding protein, which translates to MIQLNEVTRKYGKKEAVKNVTVTFPKGRIIGLVGENGSGKSTLLKMMSGVALPQHGKVTLDGVNVSHKTANYVAYLPDADEIYPYFTVKQLFRYYDSQFTDFNYNKACIVAQFLEVDLNASLKKLSKGNRGRAKIAATLGREVDYYLLDEPLSGLDPMVRQSIIKGFIQFVDTESQTIILSTHELKDVEPILDDIVVLRNGTIIANESVEAIREIQRIDITTWMTRLFREGEIDGNKANS; encoded by the coding sequence ATGATTCAGTTAAATGAAGTTACAAGAAAATACGGGAAAAAAGAAGCGGTTAAGAATGTTACTGTAACTTTTCCAAAAGGTCGGATAATTGGTTTGGTAGGAGAGAACGGTAGCGGAAAGTCTACATTATTAAAAATGATGTCAGGAGTTGCGTTGCCACAACATGGAAAGGTTACACTTGATGGGGTAAATGTTTCACATAAAACTGCAAATTATGTAGCGTATCTGCCTGATGCAGATGAGATTTATCCATATTTTACAGTTAAACAATTATTTCGATACTATGATTCGCAGTTTACTGATTTTAACTACAATAAAGCATGTATAGTGGCACAATTTTTAGAGGTTGATTTGAATGCATCGCTGAAAAAGCTTTCAAAAGGGAACAGAGGTCGTGCTAAAATCGCTGCAACTCTTGGGAGAGAAGTGGATTACTATCTGTTAGATGAACCGCTATCTGGCTTAGATCCTATGGTGAGACAATCGATCATTAAAGGATTCATCCAATTTGTAGATACGGAATCACAAACAATAATTTTATCTACGCACGAGTTAAAAGATGTGGAGCCTATTTTAGATGATATCGTCGTATTACGTAATGGGACTATTATTGCTAATGAGTCAGTGGAAGCTATTCGTGAGATACAAAGAATAGATATTACGACGTGGATGACACGTTTATTCAGGGAAGGTGAGATCGATGGAAACAAAGCCAATAGTTAA
- a CDS encoding ABC transporter ATP-binding protein, whose amino-acid sequence METKPIVKLQNVTKVIGKKKIIDDLSLDLLPGQITGFLGPNGAGKTTTIRMMTGLMKPTSGEVYIDGQAISTNFEESMSKVGVIVENPEMYKFMSGYKNLVHFARMNKNVTKDRIDEVIAQVGLQNRIHEKVSTYSLGMRQRLGLAQALLHRPKFLILDEPTNGLDPAGIREFRMYLRKIALEDGVSIFVSSHLLAEIELMCDRIAVIQNGKLISIKEVKGEQESHYYVEATPKEQALAFFASKNLNADAYENGYLLPIETSEVPSLVEEMVSNGLQIYDVHPHRKTLEDQFLEMTGGGQIAESHKK is encoded by the coding sequence ATGGAAACAAAGCCAATAGTTAAACTTCAAAATGTAACGAAAGTAATTGGGAAAAAGAAAATTATTGATGATCTTAGTTTAGATTTGTTGCCAGGTCAAATTACTGGATTTTTAGGTCCAAATGGAGCTGGTAAAACAACGACCATTCGAATGATGACAGGACTCATGAAGCCTACATCTGGAGAGGTTTACATTGATGGGCAAGCAATTTCAACAAATTTTGAAGAGTCGATGAGCAAAGTCGGTGTAATAGTTGAAAATCCGGAAATGTATAAGTTTATGAGTGGTTATAAAAATTTAGTTCATTTTGCGCGAATGAACAAAAATGTAACAAAAGATCGAATAGACGAAGTAATTGCTCAAGTAGGCCTTCAAAATAGAATTCATGAGAAAGTATCCACTTATTCACTCGGTATGCGTCAACGCCTAGGTCTTGCCCAGGCACTTTTGCATCGACCGAAATTCTTGATATTAGATGAGCCTACAAATGGGTTAGATCCAGCTGGAATACGTGAATTCCGTATGTATTTACGTAAAATAGCTTTAGAAGATGGCGTTTCTATTTTTGTTTCTAGTCACTTATTAGCTGAAATAGAATTAATGTGTGATAGAATTGCTGTCATTCAAAATGGAAAACTAATTTCTATTAAAGAAGTAAAGGGAGAACAAGAATCGCATTATTATGTGGAAGCTACTCCAAAGGAGCAGGCACTAGCATTCTTTGCTTCTAAAAACCTAAATGCTGATGCTTATGAAAATGGCTATCTACTTCCAATAGAAACGAGCGAAGTACCTTCTTTAGTTGAAGAAATGGTATCAAACGGTTTGCAAATTTATGACGTGCATCCACATAGAAAAACATTAGAAGATCAATTTTTAGAAATGACAGGAGGTGGGCAAATTGCTGAATCTCATAAAAAATGA
- a CDS encoding ABC transporter permease, whose product MGKLLNLIKNEWLKLWSKKSTWVMVVLIAVLMIGSAGMAKWMDSQMGSTDNWKQVSQTQIKSLEEQMAVPNLPSDEKERIGDQLAIEKHRLEHDVAPVSKNSVTGFINSVPGYISFITLFTVIVAAGIVASEFSQGTIKMLLTRPVKRWKILTSKLLTVGIFAIVLSGIMLTFGVIGAYIFFDSVPGTSLEVLNGQIVEVSFWGRLFLLIGLSLIDVFVIGALAFMIGSVFRSSSLAIGISIFLMFMGVNITYMLSLKFEFPKYILFANTDLTQYIGNAQPMIEGSTMSFSITVILIYVLVFLVISYWSFTKRDVTA is encoded by the coding sequence GTGGGCAAATTGCTGAATCTCATAAAAAATGAGTGGCTAAAGCTTTGGAGTAAAAAATCTACTTGGGTAATGGTAGTGCTCATAGCGGTATTAATGATAGGGTCTGCAGGCATGGCAAAGTGGATGGATAGTCAAATGGGGTCTACGGATAATTGGAAGCAAGTTTCACAAACTCAAATTAAGTCTTTGGAAGAGCAAATGGCTGTTCCCAATTTGCCTAGTGATGAAAAAGAAAGAATAGGAGACCAATTGGCAATTGAGAAACATCGATTGGAGCATGATGTTGCCCCAGTTAGTAAAAATAGTGTAACCGGATTTATTAATTCAGTACCTGGTTATATTTCGTTCATTACTCTATTTACGGTAATTGTTGCTGCTGGAATTGTAGCATCGGAGTTTTCTCAAGGGACGATCAAAATGCTATTAACAAGACCGGTGAAAAGGTGGAAGATTCTAACTTCCAAACTTTTGACTGTTGGGATATTTGCCATTGTTTTGTCTGGAATAATGCTGACTTTTGGAGTAATTGGAGCGTATATTTTCTTTGATTCTGTTCCTGGAACAAGTTTAGAAGTACTAAATGGTCAAATAGTGGAGGTTTCTTTCTGGGGGAGACTTTTCTTGTTAATTGGACTGTCGCTTATAGATGTTTTTGTAATCGGAGCGCTTGCATTTATGATTGGCTCCGTATTTCGTTCGAGTTCTCTTGCAATTGGGATATCTATTTTCCTTATGTTTATGGGTGTAAATATAACTTATATGTTGTCGCTGAAATTTGAGTTTCCAAAGTATATATTGTTTGCGAATACTGATTTAACCCAATATATAGGTAACGCTCAACCGATGATAGAAGGGTCAACTATGTCATTTTCAATCACCGTAATTTTGATATATGTGCTAGTTTTTCTAGTTATCAGTTACTGGTCATTCACGAAACGCGATGTAACTGCATAA
- the rsgA gene encoding ribosome small subunit-dependent GTPase A, which translates to MNLIEKYGWTNKWEEKITVKGIAGRVLLEHKNLYRVVTNEGEWLCSLSGKFKFDHDREAFPAVGDWVVLEQMPGEEKGIIQEVLPRISQFSRKMAGMTTDIQLIAVNVDYVFLVMSLNHDFNVRRLERYLLAAWDSGATPVVVLTKKDTCDDLAYYINEVESVAFGVDIFAVSSVNGEGIDELSLLLSDGKTGALLGSSGVGKSSLINALSGEEVMAVSDIREDDSKGRHTTTHRELSLLPSGGLLIDTPGMREFQLWESSEGVSASFKDIEELADECRFRDCKHQKEPGCAIREAISTGSLKEDRYKSYVKLLRELAHIERKNDIVARKVERDKWKQVTKIQRSNHKKKN; encoded by the coding sequence TTGAATTTAATTGAAAAATATGGTTGGACGAATAAATGGGAAGAAAAAATCACGGTAAAAGGAATTGCGGGCCGTGTGTTACTAGAACACAAAAATTTATATCGTGTAGTTACAAATGAAGGGGAATGGCTATGTTCTCTATCTGGAAAATTTAAATTTGATCATGATCGAGAGGCATTTCCAGCAGTTGGTGATTGGGTCGTACTTGAGCAAATGCCTGGCGAAGAAAAAGGAATCATTCAAGAAGTGCTTCCACGTATTTCGCAGTTTTCCAGAAAAATGGCGGGCATGACAACGGATATTCAATTAATCGCGGTTAATGTGGATTATGTATTTCTTGTAATGTCACTCAATCACGATTTCAATGTCCGAAGATTAGAGCGTTATCTATTGGCAGCGTGGGATTCAGGTGCTACACCGGTTGTAGTACTTACAAAAAAGGATACTTGTGATGACCTGGCCTATTATATAAATGAAGTGGAATCTGTAGCTTTTGGAGTAGATATTTTTGCCGTGAGTAGCGTCAATGGTGAAGGAATAGACGAACTTTCCTTACTGCTTTCAGATGGTAAAACAGGAGCTCTATTAGGATCCTCTGGTGTGGGTAAATCTTCTTTAATAAATGCTTTATCTGGAGAAGAAGTAATGGCAGTTAGCGACATTAGGGAAGATGATAGTAAGGGCCGCCATACAACTACACACCGAGAATTGTCATTGCTTCCGAGTGGTGGCCTTCTAATAGACACACCCGGGATGAGAGAATTCCAGCTATGGGAAAGTAGTGAAGGTGTAAGTGCAAGTTTTAAAGATATTGAAGAATTGGCAGATGAATGCCGCTTCCGTGATTGTAAACATCAAAAAGAGCCAGGATGTGCAATACGAGAAGCAATTTCGACGGGCTCCCTAAAAGAAGACCGATATAAAAGCTATGTTAAACTATTAAGAGAGCTTGCACATATCGAAAGGAAAAATGATATCGTAGCTCGAAAAGTAGAACGAGATAAATGGAAGCAAGTAACGAAAATACAAAGAAGTAATCATAAGAAGAAAAATTGA
- a CDS encoding GNAT family N-acetyltransferase — MIQILFHQEEKVAEEILEIQLLAYKIEAELIEFDGIPQLQDSIHDIIMSKEIFIGYYEEMQLTGFISFMNTDELIDICRLVVHPNFFRKGIASALLKHVLEIKKENQRVEVSTGAKNTPAIQLYERFGFNKINDIEIEPNFFITQLIYK; from the coding sequence GTGATACAGATCCTTTTTCACCAAGAGGAAAAAGTTGCTGAGGAGATTTTAGAAATTCAACTACTTGCTTATAAAATTGAGGCAGAGCTGATAGAATTTGATGGAATTCCTCAGCTTCAGGATTCTATTCATGACATAATTATGTCAAAGGAAATTTTTATCGGATATTATGAAGAGATGCAGTTGACCGGCTTTATATCATTTATGAACACTGACGAACTTATAGATATTTGCAGACTCGTTGTACATCCGAACTTTTTTCGTAAAGGAATTGCATCCGCATTATTAAAGCATGTGTTAGAAATCAAAAAAGAAAATCAGCGAGTTGAAGTTTCAACTGGAGCAAAAAATACCCCTGCTATTCAGCTATACGAACGTTTTGGATTCAATAAAATAAATGATATTGAAATAGAACCGAACTTCTTTATTACACAGTTAATTTACAAGTGA
- a CDS encoding CtsR family transcriptional regulator — translation MKNISDIIEGYLKSIIEEESKGQIEIKRSEIAEKFQCVPSQINYVINTRFTQDRGYLVESKRGGGGYIRILRVRAHNKADLIEHIIQSLQNGASESMTEDIVFRLIDEEVITKREAKLILAAMDRTTLSIPLPARDELRSRILRAMLLTIKYEKK, via the coding sequence ATGAAAAATATATCTGACATTATTGAAGGTTATTTGAAGTCAATTATAGAAGAAGAGAGTAAGGGGCAAATTGAAATAAAAAGAAGCGAAATTGCTGAAAAGTTTCAATGTGTTCCATCACAAATAAACTATGTGATTAATACTCGATTTACCCAAGATCGCGGTTATTTAGTAGAAAGTAAGCGTGGTGGTGGGGGATATATTCGAATTCTCCGCGTACGTGCGCATAACAAGGCTGATTTGATTGAGCATATAATACAAAGCTTACAAAATGGTGCATCTGAGTCGATGACGGAAGATATTGTATTTCGATTAATCGATGAAGAAGTCATTACAAAACGAGAAGCAAAACTTATTTTAGCGGCGATGGATCGTACGACTCTTTCGATTCCGCTTCCTGCAAGAGATGAATTGAGATCTCGTATTTTAAGAGCCATGTTATTAACGATAAAATATGAAAAAAAGTGA
- a CDS encoding UvrB/UvrC motif-containing protein has protein sequence MICENCKQRPAKVTVTQVHNGEHFERHYCEVCANSLHPFYVEYKQDPLSLHQLLSNWFSHADQQPVHQKQSKPQLVCDECGWSIQRFLDEGKFGCASCYDSFRKQLPNVFKRLHNGNTTHVGKAPGALGEILEIKKKIEAIRLQMKDAIETERFEEAAKLRDEVRELESKLATGGDETHVD, from the coding sequence GTGATTTGTGAAAATTGTAAACAAAGACCAGCGAAAGTAACGGTTACACAAGTGCATAACGGTGAACACTTTGAGAGACATTATTGTGAGGTCTGCGCTAATAGTCTCCACCCGTTTTACGTAGAGTATAAACAGGATCCACTCTCCCTACATCAGCTGCTGTCCAACTGGTTCAGCCATGCAGATCAGCAGCCGGTACACCAGAAACAAAGTAAACCACAATTAGTTTGTGATGAATGCGGTTGGTCCATCCAACGTTTTCTAGATGAAGGGAAGTTTGGTTGTGCTTCTTGCTACGATAGCTTTAGAAAACAACTGCCCAATGTATTTAAACGATTGCATAACGGTAATACTACGCATGTTGGTAAGGCGCCAGGAGCTCTTGGAGAGATACTAGAGATAAAGAAGAAAATTGAAGCTATTCGTTTGCAAATGAAAGATGCTATTGAAACAGAACGTTTCGAGGAAGCTGCTAAGTTAAGAGACGAGGTAAGAGAACTCGAAAGTAAGCTTGCCACGGGAGGTGACGAAACACATGTCGATTGA
- a CDS encoding protein arginine kinase — protein sequence MSIERFLDNSPSSWMAGNGEHSDIVMSTRIRLARNLNGFRFPLAFTEDEAHKIDQSVSATLLDANEELHANFTSIQIKDLSELSRQVLVEKHLISPKLANSPKTGSVLLSDDESVSVMVNEEDHIRIQCLFPGLQIQEAYNQADKIDRLLEKELPYAFDEQFGYLTSCPTNTGTGLRASVMMHLPALTMTKQMNRIITIISRLGMVVRGIYGEGSEALGNVYQVSNQTTLGKTEEDILADLQSITEQIIQKEREARNSLLNHSANTLEDRLYRSLGTLSFARIISTEEAAKCLSDVRLGIDMGLIQDVDVTILNECMVFMQPGFLQKYAETTLNASERDMFRAKLLRERLQMGEKLNTKGEELA from the coding sequence ATGTCGATTGAACGCTTTTTAGACAATTCTCCATCAAGCTGGATGGCGGGGAATGGAGAGCATTCAGATATAGTCATGAGTACTAGAATACGCTTAGCTAGAAACTTAAATGGCTTTCGCTTTCCACTTGCATTTACCGAAGACGAAGCGCATAAAATTGACCAATCCGTTTCGGCTACTTTATTAGATGCAAATGAAGAGTTGCATGCAAATTTTACTTCAATTCAAATAAAAGATTTATCTGAGTTAAGCCGTCAAGTTTTAGTAGAAAAGCATTTAATTAGTCCGAAACTCGCCAATTCACCAAAAACAGGGTCTGTATTACTATCGGATGATGAGTCTGTCAGTGTAATGGTCAATGAAGAAGATCATATCCGAATTCAATGCTTGTTTCCAGGACTACAAATACAAGAAGCATACAATCAAGCTGATAAGATTGATCGATTATTAGAAAAAGAGTTGCCATATGCGTTTGATGAACAATTTGGCTATTTAACAAGTTGTCCAACAAATACGGGAACAGGCTTACGAGCATCCGTTATGATGCATTTGCCAGCTTTGACAATGACAAAACAAATGAACCGAATCATTACAATCATTTCAAGACTAGGAATGGTTGTAAGGGGTATATACGGTGAGGGTAGCGAAGCGCTCGGCAATGTTTATCAAGTGTCCAATCAGACGACCCTAGGTAAAACAGAAGAGGATATACTTGCCGATCTTCAAAGTATTACCGAACAAATTATTCAAAAAGAAAGAGAAGCAAGAAATTCACTATTAAATCATTCTGCAAATACACTAGAAGATCGGCTATACCGTTCACTAGGAACGCTGTCTTTTGCTCGAATTATTTCGACAGAAGAAGCGGCAAAATGCTTATCAGATGTACGTTTAGGAATAGATATGGGACTTATTCAAGACGTAGATGTAACTATTTTGAATGAATGTATGGTGTTTATGCAACCTGGTTTTCTTCAAAAGTATGCTGAAACAACATTAAATGCTTCGGAACGAGATATGTTTCGAGCGAAGTTATTAAGGGAACGGTTGCAAATGGGAGAAAAACTGAATACAAAAGGAGAGGAACTTGCATGA
- a CDS encoding ATP-dependent Clp protease ATP-binding subunit — MMFNRFTQRSQKVLQLAQEEAIRLKHESIGTEHILLGLIREGSGIAAKALEAIEVDPKVIEAGIEELVGKGTEEVGPIVHYTPRAKKVIELSVDESRKLGHSYIGTEHLLLALIREGEGVAARVLNNAGVSLNKARQQVLQLLGSSDQSHGNGSNSAAPASTPTLDGLARDLTQIAREGTLDPVIGRSKEITRVIEILARRTKNNPVLIGEPGVGKTAIAEGLAQQIVQNEVPEILRDKRVMTLDMGTVVAGTKYRGEFEDRLKKVMDEIRQAGNVILFIDELHTLIGAGGAEGAIDASNILKPALARGEIQCIGATTLDEYRKYIEKDAALERRFQPIQVDEPSVDEAIQIIYGLRDRYEAHHRVKITDEAVEAAVKMSDRYISDRFLPDKAIDLIDEAGSKVRLRSYTTPPNLKELEAKLEAVRSEKNAAVQSQEFEKAASFRDKEQKLKDELEKMKDTWKEKQGKEESEVTVEDIAAVVSMWTGVPVSKLAQTESEKLLKLEEKLHERVIGQSEAVDAISRAIRRARAGLKDPKRPIGSFIFLGPTGVGKTELARALAEVMFGDEDAMIRVDMSEYMEKHSTSRLVGSPPGYVGFDDGGQLTEKVRRKPYSVILLDEIEKAHPDVFNILLQVLEDGRLTDSKGRTVDFRNTVVIMTSNVGADALKFNKHVGFNLNEGGKTDYKDMKGKMLEELKKAFRPEFLNRLDEMIVFHSLEREHLKQIVTLMTEQLAKRLKEQGIELELTEAAQDKITTEGYDPTYGARPLRRALQKHVEDRLSEELLKGEVLNGQHVVFDVENDEFVVRTKAKVVTEG, encoded by the coding sequence ATGATGTTTAATCGATTTACACAAAGATCTCAAAAAGTATTACAACTAGCACAAGAAGAAGCTATTCGTTTAAAGCATGAATCTATTGGTACAGAACATATATTACTTGGTCTTATACGAGAAGGAAGCGGAATTGCAGCAAAAGCGCTTGAAGCAATCGAAGTAGATCCGAAAGTTATTGAAGCTGGAATTGAAGAGTTAGTAGGGAAAGGGACAGAAGAAGTTGGCCCAATCGTTCATTACACTCCTCGTGCGAAAAAAGTGATTGAACTTTCTGTGGATGAGTCTCGCAAATTAGGTCATTCCTATATTGGAACTGAGCACCTATTACTTGCACTAATTCGTGAAGGTGAAGGGGTTGCTGCGAGAGTATTAAATAATGCAGGAGTAAGCTTGAACAAAGCTCGCCAGCAAGTACTCCAATTATTAGGAAGCTCAGACCAATCACATGGCAACGGTAGCAATAGTGCTGCACCTGCGAGTACTCCAACATTGGACGGATTAGCGCGCGATTTAACTCAAATAGCAAGAGAAGGTACACTGGATCCTGTTATTGGACGTAGTAAAGAAATAACCCGCGTGATTGAGATATTGGCGCGTCGTACAAAAAACAATCCTGTTCTGATCGGTGAGCCAGGGGTAGGTAAAACAGCGATTGCTGAAGGCCTTGCGCAGCAAATAGTACAAAATGAAGTGCCAGAAATTTTACGTGATAAACGTGTCATGACACTTGATATGGGTACAGTCGTTGCTGGTACAAAATATCGCGGAGAATTTGAAGATCGTTTGAAAAAAGTGATGGATGAAATTCGCCAAGCCGGAAATGTAATTCTATTCATAGATGAGCTTCACACTTTAATTGGAGCGGGCGGAGCAGAAGGTGCAATTGATGCATCAAATATTCTTAAACCTGCATTAGCACGTGGAGAAATTCAATGTATTGGTGCGACTACTTTAGATGAATACCGTAAATACATTGAAAAAGATGCTGCTCTTGAGCGTCGTTTCCAACCAATTCAAGTGGATGAACCATCAGTTGACGAAGCAATTCAAATTATATATGGTTTGCGTGATCGTTATGAAGCGCATCACCGTGTGAAAATTACAGATGAAGCTGTTGAGGCTGCTGTGAAGATGTCTGATCGTTATATTTCTGATCGTTTCTTACCAGACAAAGCAATCGATTTAATCGATGAGGCTGGCTCAAAAGTAAGACTTCGCTCTTATACAACACCACCTAATTTAAAAGAATTAGAAGCGAAATTAGAGGCGGTTCGTTCGGAGAAAAATGCTGCAGTTCAAAGTCAAGAATTTGAAAAAGCTGCTTCTTTCCGTGACAAAGAGCAAAAACTAAAAGATGAATTAGAAAAAATGAAAGACACTTGGAAAGAAAAACAAGGCAAAGAGGAATCTGAGGTAACAGTAGAAGATATCGCTGCAGTTGTTTCTATGTGGACGGGAGTTCCAGTATCAAAACTGGCACAAACTGAATCTGAAAAGTTATTAAAATTAGAAGAAAAGCTTCATGAAAGAGTAATTGGACAATCAGAAGCGGTAGATGCAATTTCTCGTGCAATACGTCGAGCACGCGCAGGTTTAAAAGACCCAAAACGTCCAATTGGTTCATTTATTTTCCTTGGGCCAACTGGTGTTGGGAAAACAGAACTTGCTCGCGCTTTAGCTGAAGTAATGTTTGGTGACGAAGATGCGATGATTCGTGTAGATATGTCTGAGTACATGGAAAAACACTCAACTTCTCGTCTTGTTGGTTCACCTCCAGGATACGTTGGATTTGACGATGGCGGCCAGTTAACAGAAAAAGTTCGCCGTAAACCTTACTCTGTTATCTTATTAGACGAAATTGAAAAAGCGCATCCAGATGTATTTAATATTCTTCTTCAAGTATTAGAAGATGGACGCTTAACAGATTCTAAAGGTCGTACAGTAGATTTCCGTAATACCGTTGTTATTATGACTTCAAACGTTGGTGCAGATGCTCTTAAATTCAATAAGCATGTTGGGTTTAACTTAAATGAAGGTGGAAAAACAGACTATAAAGATATGAAAGGTAAAATGCTAGAAGAATTGAAAAAAGCATTCCGTCCTGAATTCTTAAACCGTCTAGATGAAATGATTGTATTCCACTCTCTAGAAAGAGAACATTTAAAACAAATCGTGACATTGATGACAGAACAGCTTGCGAAACGCTTGAAAGAACAAGGTATTGAGCTTGAATTAACGGAAGCTGCTCAAGACAAGATTACAACAGAAGGATATGATCCAACTTATGGAGCTCGCCCATTGCGTAGAGCGTTACAAAAACATGTAGAAGATCGACTTTCTGAAGAGTTACTAAAAGGCGAAGTGCTCAATGGTCAACATGTTGTGTTTGACGTAGAGAACGATGAATTTGTTGTTCGCACGAAAGCTAAAGTAGTTACTGAAGGTTAA
- the radA gene encoding DNA repair protein RadA, with amino-acid sequence MAKRKTKFMCNSCGYESAKWMGRCPGCGEWNTMVEELEIVSKGPKRSFQHSTGVAQKATPIISVETVEEPRVETELMELNRVLGGGIVPGSLVLIGGDPGIGKSTLLLQVSALLANKGERVLYISGEESIRQTKLRAERLGVTSAELYIYSETNLELINETIESVEPRFVIVDSIQTVHHPEVTSAPGSVSQVRECTAELMRIAKTKNIAIFLVGHVTKEGQIAGPRLLEHMVDTVLYFEGERHHTYRILRSQKNRFGSTNEIAIFEMVQQGLKEVLNPSELFLQERSHGAAGSAIVASMEGTRPILVEIQALVTQSSFNYPKRMATGIDQNRVSLLMAVLEKRMGLLLQTQDAYIKVAGGVKLDEPAIDLAVLVSIVSSFRDTGVTPTDCFIGEVGLTGEVRRVSRIEQRVQEAAKLGFKRAIIPASNIGGWDYPKGIQVVGVESVNDAMKEAFQ; translated from the coding sequence ATGGCTAAAAGAAAAACGAAATTTATGTGTAATTCTTGTGGGTATGAGTCAGCTAAGTGGATGGGAAGATGCCCTGGTTGTGGGGAATGGAATACGATGGTAGAAGAGTTAGAAATCGTTTCAAAGGGGCCTAAACGTTCTTTTCAGCATTCCACAGGAGTAGCTCAAAAAGCCACACCTATTATCTCGGTAGAAACAGTAGAAGAGCCACGAGTTGAAACGGAGCTTATGGAACTGAACCGAGTACTCGGAGGTGGGATTGTGCCTGGGTCGCTTGTATTAATCGGTGGTGATCCAGGTATCGGTAAATCTACTTTACTATTACAAGTCTCTGCTTTGCTTGCCAATAAAGGGGAACGGGTATTGTATATATCTGGTGAGGAATCTATTAGACAAACAAAACTCCGAGCGGAACGACTTGGTGTCACATCTGCGGAACTATATATATATTCTGAGACAAATTTAGAGTTAATCAATGAAACAATTGAAAGTGTAGAGCCACGATTTGTCATTGTCGACTCTATACAAACCGTACATCATCCGGAAGTAACGAGTGCTCCTGGGAGTGTGTCCCAGGTTCGAGAATGTACGGCTGAACTAATGCGGATTGCTAAGACAAAGAATATAGCGATCTTTTTGGTGGGGCACGTAACAAAAGAAGGACAAATTGCTGGTCCTCGTTTATTAGAACATATGGTAGATACGGTTTTATATTTTGAAGGAGAACGCCATCACACTTATCGTATTTTACGTTCTCAAAAGAACCGTTTTGGATCGACCAACGAAATTGCTATTTTTGAGATGGTACAACAAGGATTAAAAGAAGTATTGAATCCTTCCGAACTATTTTTACAGGAACGCTCCCATGGAGCAGCTGGTTCCGCTATTGTTGCATCGATGGAAGGGACGAGACCGATTTTAGTGGAAATTCAAGCACTTGTCACACAATCGAGCTTTAATTATCCAAAACGAATGGCTACCGGTATTGATCAAAATCGAGTTTCTTTGCTTATGGCAGTACTCGAAAAACGTATGGGATTACTGTTACAAACGCAAGATGCTTATATAAAAGTTGCCGGAGGTGTAAAATTAGATGAACCTGCTATCGATTTAGCCGTCCTAGTAAGTATAGTATCGAGTTTTAGAGATACAGGGGTTACCCCAACAGACTGTTTTATAGGAGAAGTTGGACTTACAGGTGAAGTTAGAAGGGTATCCAGAATCGAACAACGTGTGCAGGAAGCTGCAAAATTAGGGTTTAAAAGAGCAATTATCCCTGCTTCTAATATAGGAGGTTGGGATTATCCGAAAGGCATTCAAGTAGTTGGCGTTGAATCTGTAAATGATGCCATGAAAGAAGCTTTTCAATAA